In the Populus trichocarpa isolate Nisqually-1 chromosome 1, P.trichocarpa_v4.1, whole genome shotgun sequence genome, one interval contains:
- the LOC7480097 gene encoding beta-amyrin 16-alpha-hydroxylase CYP87D16 isoform X3, with protein sequence MWAIGLVVVALVVIYYTHMIFKWRSPKIEGVLPPGSMGWPLIGETLQFISPGKSLDLHPFVKKRMQKYGPIFKTSLVGRPIIVSTDYEMNKYILQHEGTLVELWYLDSFAKFFALEGETRVNAIGTVHKYLRSITLNHFGVESLKSLLPKIEDMLHTNLAKWPSQGPVDVKQVISVMVFNFTANKIFGYDAENSKEKLSENYTKILNSFISLPLNIPGTSFHKCMQDREKMLKMLKDTLMERLNDPSKRRGDFLDQAIDDMKTEKFLTVDFIPQQMFGILFASFESMSTTLTLTFKFLTENPRVVEELRAEHEAIVKKRENPNSGLTWDEYRAMTFTQMVVNETLRISNIPPGLFRKALKDFQVKGYTVPAGWTVMLVTPAIQLNPDTFKDPVTFNPWRWKDLDQVTISKNFMPFGGGTRQCAGAEYSKLVLSTFLHVLVTSYSFTKVKGGDVSRTPIISFGDGIHIKFTARN encoded by the exons ATGTGGGCAATTGGATTGGTTGTTGTAGCATTGGTGGTGATATACTATACTCATATGATTTTCAAATGGAGAAGCCCAAAAATTGAAGGAGTTCTCCCTCCAGGTTCCATGGGCTGGCCCCTCATTGGAGAAACTCTCCAGTTCATCAGTCCTGGAAAATCTCTAGACCTTCATCCATTCGTCAAGAAAAGGATGCAAAA GTATGGACCGATCTTTAAAACCAGCTTGGTTGGAAGGCCAATCATTGTGTCCACTGACTATGAAATGAACAAGTACATCTTGCAACACGAAGGAACCTTGGTTGAGCTATGGTATTTGGATTCCTTTGCCAAATTCTTCGCTCTTGAGGGTGAAACGAGGGTGAACGCAATCGGTACAGTTCACAAATACTTGAGAAGCATAACTTTGAACCACTTTGGTGTTGAGAGCCTTAAATCACTGCTTCCTAAAATCGAAGACATGCTTCACACCAACTTGGCAAAGTGGCCTTCTCAGGGACCTGTTGACGTCAAACAAGTTATCTCTGTC atggttttcaattttactgCAAACAAAATATTTGGTTATGATGCCGAGAACTCAAAAGAGAAGCTCAGTGAGAATTACACGAAGATCTTGAACAGTTTCATCTCCTTGCCTTTGAATATTCCTGGAACTTCGTTCCACAAGTGCATGCAG GACCGAGAGAAGATGTTGAAAATGCTCAAGGATACACTGATGGAGAGGCTCAACGACCCATCAAAGCGTCGGGGagattttcttgatcaagccaTTGATGATATGAAGACTGAGAAGTTCTTGACTGTGGATTTCATCCCCCAACAAATGTTCGGGATCTTGTTTGCCAGCTTTGAATCCATGTCAACCACCCTAACTCTTACATTCAAGTTTCTTACAGAGAACCCTCGAGTAGTTGAGGAATTGAGA GCTGAGCATGAGGCAATTgtgaagaaaagggaaaatccAAACTCCGGCCTCACATGGGATGAGTACCGAGCAATGACTTTCACACAAATG GTTGTCAATGAAACACTTAGAATCTCCAACATCCCACCTGGTTTATTCCGCAAGGCATTGAAAGATTTCCAGGTCAAAG GATACACCGTCCCAGCTGGTTGGACAGTTATGCTTGTTACCCCCGCTATTCAGTTAAATCCTGATACATTCAAGGACCCAGTTACATTCAACCCATGGCGCTGGAAG GACCTTGATCAAGTTACTATTTCCAAGAATTTCATGCCATTTGGTGGGGGCACGAGACAATGTGCTGGGGCAGAATACAGCAAACTGGTCTTGTCCACTTTTCTGCATGTCCTGGTCACTAGTTACAG TTTTACCAAAGTCAAGGGAGGAGACGTCTCTCGGACCCCTATCATTTCATTTGGCGATGGCATCCATATTAAGTTCACTGCCAGGAATTGA
- the LOC7480097 gene encoding cucurbitadienol 11-hydroxylase isoform X1: protein MWAIGLVVVALVVIYYTHMIFKWRSPKIEGVLPPGSMGWPLIGETLQFISPGKSLDLHPFVKKRMQKYGPIFKTSLVGRPIIVSTDYEMNKYILQHEGTLVELWYLDSFAKFFALEGETRVNAIGTVHKYLRSITLNHFGVESLKESLLPKIEDMLHTNLAKWASQGPVDVKQVISVMVFNFTANKIFGYDAENSKEKLSENYTKILNSFISLPLNIPGTSFHKCMQDREKMLKMLKDTLMERLNDPSKRRGDFLDQAIDDMKTEKFLTEDFIPQLMFGILFASFESMSTTLTLTFKFLTENPRVVEELRAEHEAIVKKRENPNSRLTWEEYRSMTFTQMVVNETLRISNIPPGLFRKALKDFQVKGYTVPAGWTVMLVTPATQLNPDTFKDPVTFNPWRWQELDQVTISKNFMPFGGGTRQCAGAEYSKLVLSTFLHILVTNYSFTKIRGGDVSRTPIISFGDGIHIKFTARA, encoded by the exons ATGTGGGCAATTGGATTGGTTGTTGTAGCATTGGTGGTGATATACTATACTCATATGATTTTCAAATGGAGAAGCCCAAAAATTGAAGGAGTTCTCCCTCCAGGTTCCATGGGCTGGCCCCTCATTGGAGAAACTCTCCAGTTCATCAGTCCTGGAAAATCTCTAGACCTTCATCCATTCGTCAAGAAAAGGATGCAAAA GTATGGACCGATCTTTAAAACCAGCTTGGTTGGAAGGCCAATCATTGTGTCCACTGACTATGAAATGAACAAGTACATCTTGCAACACGAAGGAACCTTGGTTGAGCTATGGTATTTGGATTCCTTTGCCAAATTCTTCGCTCTCGAGGGTGAAACGAGGGTGAACGCTATCGGTACAGTTCACAAATACTTGAGAAGCATAACTTTGAACCACTTTGGTGTGGAGAGCCTTAAAGAATCATTGCTTCCTAAAATCGAAGACATGCTTCACACCAACTTGGCAAAGTGGGCTTCTCAGGGACCTGTTGACGTCAAACAAGTTATCTCTGTC atggttttcaattttactgCAAACAAAATATTTGGTTATGATGCCGAGAACTCAAAAGAGAAGCTCAGTGAGAATTACACAAAGATCTTGAACAGTTTCATCTCCTTGCCTTTGAATATTCCTGGAACTTCGTTCCACAAGTGCATGCAG GACCGAGAGAAGATGTTGAAAATGCTCAAGGATACACTGATGGAGAGGCTCAACGACCCATCAAAGCGTCGGGGagattttcttgatcaagccaTTGATGATATGAAGACTGAGAAGTTCTTGACGGAGGATTTCATCCCCCAACTCATGTTCGGGATCTTGTTTGCCAGCTTTGAATCCATGTCAACCACCCTAACTCTTACATTCAAGTTTCTAACAGAGAACCCTCGAGTAGTTGAGGAATTGAGA GCTGAGCATGAGGCAATTgtgaagaaaagggaaaatccAAACTCCCGCCTCACATGGGAGGAGTACCGATCAATGACTTTCACACAAATG GTTGTCAACGAAACGCTTAGAATTTCCAACATCCCACCTGGTTTGTTCCGAAAGGCACTGAAAGATTTCCAAGTCAAAG GATACACTGTTCCAGCTGGTTGGACAGTAATGCTCGTTACCCCTGCTACTCAGTTGAACCCTGATACCTTCAAGGATCCAGTCACATTCAATCCATGGCGCTGGCAG GAACTTGACCAAGTTACCATCTCCAAGAATTTCATGCCATTTGGTGGCGGCACGAGACAATGTGCCGGGGCAGAGTACAGCAAACTGGTCTTGTCGACTTTTCTTCATATCCTGGTCACCAATTACAg CTTTACGAAGATCAGGGGAGGAGACGTCTCTCGGACCCCTATCATTTCATTCGGTGATGGTATCCATATTAAGTTTACAGCCAGAGCATAA
- the LOC7480096 gene encoding ras-related protein RABA4d, with protein MSSSLQATYNQKIDYVFKIVLIGDSAVGKSQLLARFARNEFSLDSKATIGVEFQTKTLVIDHKTVKAQIWDTAGQERYRAVTSAYYRGAVGAMLVYDITKRQSFDHVAKWLEELRDHADNNIVIMLIGNKSDLGTLRAVPTEDAKEFAQKENLFFMETSALEATNVESAFLSVLTEIYRVISKKALIANEQESGGSSSLLKGTNIVVPEQEPVSGGRSFSCCGTS; from the exons ATGTCGTCGAGTTTGCAAGCGACTTACAACCAAAAGATAgattatgtatttaaaatagtGTTAATAGGGGACTCGGCGGTTGGTAAATCGCAGCTATTGGCTCGGTTCGCTAGAAATGAATTCAGTTTGGATTCCAAAGCAACGATCGGTGTTGAGTTCCAAACCAAAACCCTTGTTATTGATCACAAAACTGTCAAAGCTCAGATTTGGGACACTGCTGGTCAAGAAAG GTATCGGGCTGTGACCAGTGCATATTATAGAGGTGCAGTGGGGGCAATGTTGGTGTATGACATAACCAAACGTCAATCGTTTGATCATGTGGCCAAGTGGTTGGAGGAATTGCGGGATCATGCAGATAATAATATTGTTATCATGCTTATAGGCAACAAATCAGACCTGGGAACACTTCGAGCTGTACCTACTGAGGATGCCAAAGAATTTGCTCAGAAGGAAAACCTCTTTTTTATGGAGACATCAGCTCTAGAGGCCACTAATGTTGAATCAGCTTTCCTATCAGTGCTGACCGAGATTTATCGAGTCATCAGCAAGAAGGCCCTCATAGCGAATGAACAAGAATCTGGGGGTAGCTCATCACTTCTGAAGGGAACCAACATTGTCGTTCCTGAACAAGAGCCAGTATCTGGAGGAAGGAGTTTCAGTTGTTGCGGGACATCATAG
- the LOC7480097 gene encoding beta-amyrin 16-alpha-hydroxylase CYP87D16 isoform X2, with product MLAIGLVVVALVVIYYTHLLFKWRSPKIEGVLPPGSMGWPLIGETLQFIIPGKSLDLHPFVKKRMQKYGPIFKTSLVGRPIIVSTDYEMNKYILQHEGTLVELWYLDSFAKFFALEGETRVNAIGTVHKYLRSITLNHFGVESLKSLLPKIEDMLHTNLAKWPSQGPVDVKQVISVMVFNFTANKIFGYDAENSKEKLSENYTKILNSFISLPLNIPGTSFHKCMQDREKMLKMLKDTLMERLNDPSKRRGDFLDQAIDDMKTEKFLTVDFIPQQMFGILFASFESMSTTLTLTFKFLTENPRVVEELRAEHEAIVKKRENPNSGLTWDEYRAMTFTQMVVNETLRISNIPPGLFRKALKDFQVKGYTVPAGWTVMLVTPAIQLNPDTFKDPVTFNPWRWKDLDQVTISKNFMPFGGGTRQCAGAEYSKLVLSTFLHVLVTSYSFTKVKGGDVSRTPIISFGDGIHIKFTARN from the exons ATGTTGGCAATTGGATTGGTTGTTGTAGCATTGGTGGTGATATACTATACTCACCTGCTTTTCAAATGGAGAAGCCCAAAAATTGAAGGAGTTCTCCCTCCAGGATCCATGGGCTGGCCCCTCATTGGAGAAACTCTCCAGTTCATCATTCCTGGAAAATCTCTAGACCTTCATCCATTCGTCAAGAAAAGGATGCAAAA GTATGGACCGATCTTTAAAACCAGCTTGGTTGGAAGGCCAATCATTGTGTCCACTGACTATGAAATGAACAAGTACATCTTGCAACACGAAGGAACCTTGGTTGAGCTATGGTATTTGGATTCCTTTGCCAAATTCTTCGCTCTTGAGGGTGAAACGAGGGTGAACGCAATCGGTACAGTTCACAAATACTTGAGAAGCATAACTTTGAACCACTTTGGTGTTGAGAGCCTTAAATCACTGCTTCCTAAAATCGAAGACATGCTTCACACCAACTTGGCAAAGTGGCCTTCTCAGGGACCTGTTGACGTCAAACAAGTTATCTCTGTC atggttttcaattttactgCAAACAAAATATTTGGTTATGATGCCGAGAACTCAAAAGAGAAGCTCAGTGAGAATTACACGAAGATCTTGAACAGTTTCATCTCCTTGCCTTTGAATATTCCTGGAACTTCGTTCCACAAGTGCATGCAG GACCGAGAGAAGATGTTGAAAATGCTCAAGGATACACTGATGGAGAGGCTCAACGACCCATCAAAGCGTCGGGGagattttcttgatcaagccaTTGATGATATGAAGACTGAGAAGTTCTTGACTGTGGATTTCATCCCCCAACAAATGTTCGGGATCTTGTTTGCCAGCTTTGAATCCATGTCAACCACCCTAACTCTTACATTCAAGTTTCTTACAGAGAACCCTCGAGTAGTTGAGGAATTGAGA GCTGAGCATGAGGCAATTgtgaagaaaagggaaaatccAAACTCCGGCCTCACATGGGATGAGTACCGAGCAATGACTTTCACACAAATG GTTGTCAATGAAACACTTAGAATCTCCAACATCCCACCTGGTTTATTCCGCAAGGCATTGAAAGATTTCCAGGTCAAAG GATACACCGTCCCAGCTGGTTGGACAGTTATGCTTGTTACCCCCGCTATTCAGTTAAATCCTGATACATTCAAGGACCCAGTTACATTCAACCCATGGCGCTGGAAG GACCTTGATCAAGTTACTATTTCCAAGAATTTCATGCCATTTGGTGGGGGCACGAGACAATGTGCTGGGGCAGAATACAGCAAACTGGTCTTGTCCACTTTTCTGCATGTCCTGGTCACTAGTTACAG TTTTACCAAAGTCAAGGGAGGAGACGTCTCTCGGACCCCTATCATTTCATTTGGCGATGGCATCCATATTAAGTTCACTGCCAGGAATTGA
- the LOC18095115 gene encoding cucurbitadienol 11-hydroxylase, with product MWAIGLVVVALVVIYYTHMIFKWRSPKIEGVLPPGSMGWPLIGETLQFISPGKSLDLHPFVKKRMQKYGPIFKTSLVGRPIIVSTDYEMNKYILQHEGTLVELWYLDSFAKFFNLEGETRVNAIGAVHKYLRSITVNHFGVESLKESLLPKIEDMLHTTLAKWASQGPVDVKQVISVMVFNFTANKIFGYDAENSKETLSKNYTKILNSFISLPLNIPGTSFHKCMQEREKMLKLLKDTLMERLNGPSKRRGDFLDQAIDDMKTKKFLTVDFIPQLMFGILFASFESMSTTLTLTFKFLTENPRVVEELRAEHEAIVKKRENPNSRLTWEEYRSMTFTQMVVNETLRISNIPPGLFRKALKDFQVKGYTVPAGWTVMLVTPAIQLNPDTFKDPVTFNPWRWKDLDQVTISKNFMPFGGGTRQCAGAEYSKLVLSTFLHVLVTSYSFTKVKGGDVSRTPIISFGDGIHIKFTARN from the exons ATGTGGGCAATTGGATTGGTTGTTGTAGCATTGGTGGTGATATACTATACTCATATGATTTTCAAATGGAGAAGCCCAAAAATTGAAGGAGTTCTCCCTCCAGGTTCCATGGGCTGGCCCCTCATTGGAGAAACTCTCCAGTTCATCAGTCCTGGAAAATCTCTAGACCTTCATCCATTCGTCAAGAAAAGGATGCAAAA GTATGGACCGATCTTTAAAACCAGCTTGGTTGGAAGGCCAATCATTGTGTCCACTGACTATGAAATGAACAAGTACATCTTGCAACACGAAGGAACTTTGGTTGAGCTATGGTATTTGGATTCCTTTGCCAAATTTTTCAATCTTGAGGGTGAAACGAGGGTGAACGCAATCGGTGCAGTTCACAAATACTTGAGAAGCATAACTGTGAACCACTTTGGTGTTGAAAGCCTTAAAGAATCACTGCTTCCTAAAATCGAAGACATGCTTCACACCACCTTGGCAAAGTGGGCTTCTCAGGGACCTGTTGACGTCAAACAAGTTATCTCTGTC atggttttcaattttactgCAAACAAAATATTTGGTTATGATGCCGAGAACTCAAAAGAGACGCTCAGTAAGAATTACACAAAGATCTTGAACAGTTTCATCTCCTTGCCTTTGAATATTCCTGGCACTTCGTTCCACAAGTGCATGCAG GAACGAGAGAAGATGTTGAAGTTGCTCAAGGATACACTGATGGAGAGGCTCAACGGCCCATCAAAGCGTCGGGGagattttcttgatcaagccaTTGATGATATGAAGACTAAGAAGTTCTTGACGGTGGATTTCATCCCCCAACTCATGTTCGGGATCTTGTTTGCCAGCTTTGAATCCATGTCAACCACCCTAACTCTTACATTCAAGTTTCTTACAGAGAACCCTCGAGTAGTTGAGGAATTGAGA GCTGAGCATGAGGCAATTgtgaagaaaagggaaaatccAAACTCCCGCCTCACATGGGAGGAGTACCGATCAATGACTTTCACACAAATG GTTGTCAATGAAACACTTAGAATCTCCAACATCCCACCTGGTTTATTCCGCAAGGCATTGAAAGATTTCCAGGTCAAAG GATACACCGTCCCAGCTGGTTGGACAGTTATGCTTGTTACCCCCGCTATTCAGTTAAATCCTGATACATTCAAGGACCCAGTTACATTCAACCCATGGCGCTGGAAG GACCTTGATCAAGTTACTATTTCCAAGAATTTCATGCCATTTGGTGGGGGCACGAGACAATGTGCTGGGGCAGAATACAGCAAACTGGTCTTGTCCACTTTTCTGCATGTCCTGGTCACTAGTTACAG TTTTACCAAAGTCAAGGGAGGAGACGTATCTCGGACCCCTATCATTTCATTTGGCGATGGCATCCATATTAAGTTCACAGCcagaaattga